The Microbacterium natoriense genomic interval CATGCTGGGCACGTCCCTGCGTCCGGCCGAAGCTCTAGGCATCCGACGTCAGGACGTTACTTTTCTCGGCGATCGGGCTCTCCTGAACTTGCAGGGGACAGTGTCGACAACGAAGAAGCACGGCACCATCTGGAAGAGCACGCCGAAGCGGAAGAGTCAGCAGCGGGCGATCACCGTGCCGGCCTTCGCGGCAGAGGTCCTTCGACGGCGCATGGCCAACTATCGCCACAACGAGCATGCGCTGCTATTCCCGACCCGGACCGGGAAACCGCGGGGGACTCACAACGTCAACCGGATGTTGCGGAGCTTCCGAGCCGCGCATGCGGAGATCCTGCTCGGGATCGGGGTCGAGCCGTCCGATGTGACGTGTCGTGCGTTCCGGAAGATGGCGGCGATGACGATCGCTGACCATGCCGGCATGGACCTTGCCGCGAGCCTTCTCGGGCACGCCGACAGCAAGACAACTCGTGATCACTACGCGAAACCGAACAGGGTCGTGCCGTCGCAGACCGCAGACATCCTTGAGAGGCAGTTCCCGTTCACATCGTTCTGAGAGCCGTCAGGTGACGGAACGAGAGGCCAGATACTCCCGGATGCTGTCCTCTGTGTAGCGGACGTGCCGGCCAATCTTCACAGAACGCGGTCCACCACCGCGTGAGTTCCAGCCTTCCACCGTACGGACGGACACGCCGAAGTACTCCGCCAGCTGCGGGATTGTGAAGAGCCTCGGGAGACCAGGCAGGTCTATTGGGAGCTGGCCCTGACGATTGTCGTCGTTCATGTGTTCCCCAAGAGGCGTGTTCAGGTGGTCATGCGTGCGAATGCGTACCATATTCGCTGAAACAGCATGCAACCTTCAACTAGTGATGAGTAGCGTCTGTGCGCACTATGGACGAAGAGCGCGGCCCTCGCGCGCGGCGAAAGGCCCGACAGGAAGGATCTATCGATGAGTGTGAAACACGATCTTCGGCGACGCGAGACAGTCGACCAGTACACGTTGTCGACGCCCTTCGAACTCTTCGCGCGTGTTGACCGAGGGGGTCTAGAGCGCGTCTTGAAGATCCCTCCAAGATCGCCTGATCAGAGGAAGATACGCGTCCGAATCGGTTTCTACTACATCGCCACCATGTCGCGAACGCTCGGAACCTGTGCCGGTGTCATCGCAGGATTCGCGGCTCTTCTCACGATCGTCGTGTTCTTAGAGGCAATGGACGGCCGGTCCCTGGCCTCAGCGGCGTCTGCAAGTCTCGTTCCCGCGAACTGGTTCTTCTGGTTGACTACCGGATGGCTTTACTTGTACTGGCTTGTCGGAATGCTCGCCCCCAGCACGACAATCGCACGTCGCATCCGTCAACTCGAACGGCAGTGCTCGCCAACGGTCGGGCGGAGCTTCTCGCGCGTTGACGCGATACTGACACTTCAAGGATCAGGCGCGCTCGCCCGAAGCCTGGTCTTCGTCCTGTCCCGTCGCCGATACTTCGCGGCCGATCTGAGGCCGGACGTCGCAGAGAACATTGTCCACCTCGTATACCGCATCATGCTCAACGTGCCACCGAAAGGGTTAGACAGCTTTCGCGGGAAACGAATAGGAGACCTGCAGCGCTACCTGGAGTTCCTGCGCGTGATGCTCGGGTTGGTCATCGTCGGCAGGCTCGACCAGCTCGAGCGTCTCGCGGCAGCGGTGCCATCGGGCGTTCTTGTGGACATCGACGAGCCGATGAGCGCAGAGATGCGCGCATACTTGCAGCCCTCGTACGGGCGTTCATTGTGGTCGGCAATCATCGGGACGGGATTCCCGGCACTCGCGATCGTTATCTCCATCGTCACGATCCTGATCCCCGGTTAGAAGCGAGGCCCGCAAGGCGCCGATCAGTAGCGATCCAACCTGTACTTTCGGTGGGTCACCTGCCCCCGTCACTGGCTGGAAGGCCCAGCACAGCTCGCTCGGGCGGTAGGGCGGAGCGCGAGGGCTCATTTTCCATCGCACCTCGATCGCCTCACCGCCTGCGGTCGCCCAGCGGTGCTGGTGGCTGGGAGGTAGCGGTCCCCGCTTTGTGGATCGCGGGTGGATGAATTCTCGGAGTATCGCTTGGGCTATCGCGATATGGGGATCCGGATCTATCCCCTGTGCGATGGCCGCGATGAGCCGTCAACCGCGCGAGAGGCGGAGTCAGCGGCTCACGCACTGGTCAACACTGCTCTCTCACGGCTTAGGCGGAGGAGCGGTGCCGGCGTGCTGCCAGGAAGGTGAATCTGATCGAATACCTGTCGATCGGATCGCCAGTATTGAGGCGCACGGCATGGAGGAGTGTTTCGATGCCGTGCGCGTCACTCGAAATTCAGCAACTGGAGCGCTCATCCGCTTCGGCGAGGCGAATACCGCTCGGCAGTTACTGAGACGGTTCCGCATGTTGCGGACGGTGGGAGGGGCTGGAGGTGGGAACCGGATTCCCCTTCGCAGTTACGTCCGTCATCGCTAGTCCAAGACGACGTACTCTGCGTGGATATCTGCCGCGGCAAGGGAATCGTATTCGAAGACCGGTCCGTCATCGGTCTGCAGGTTTCGGAAGAGCCCGAACCGGTGCGGGATGCTCGCCGGCGCGGAAGTTAGGAGGCGCAATGTTGGTTGGGAGATCCCCCGGACTGCATAGTCTTCTGCGCCGATTCGTCGTCGGAACTGTTCTGCAGCGGGCTTGGAGAGGAAGAGCGGAAACAGCATCGGAGGCGTCCTGACGCGAGGCCATCGGCGCCTGCTCGAGTCCGGATCCGGGACCAGAAGCCAGTTTCCTGTGACCTTGTCGTCCGTGGTTTCCGCGAGTCCCCAGAACGGAGCTCCATGTGTTTGTGCGCCGGGTAAAGCGACCGCGGCAATTCGGTTTGCGAGTAGCTGTCCGAAATGGGGGATCTGCGTTCCGTCAAAGTGCTCGATCCCGTGGTCGTCTAGGTACTTCAACGCCCCCGCCTGGAATCCTCGACGGGAGATGAAGACGCCGATCGTATGGGAAAGGCCTTTGACCTTCCCCACGAAAGCAATCACGTCATCCCTCCCGATGGGGCGGCGGGTGTCTTTGCATTCGATTGCGACCCGATGGCGGACTCCGGCAACGCTGAACTCGTAGAGGACGTCAATCTCGAAGGAGGATCCGTGTGTGTCCTCGACTTTGACCCTACGTTGGACGGTCACTTCCTCAGCCTGCTGAGCGAGGAGGGAATCGTACATGTACCTGATGTAGCTTTCGAAAAACTCGCCTCTCAACGGTTCCCGCCCTTCCTCTTTCAATTTCCACTTCCGGAAGTTCTCCTCCATCGCATCCATCGACCATCCATCGCCCAAATATCCGTGGGGTGCGGTCTTGCTGCGGTCAGCGGCAGGACCGAAGGCTGATGGACTCATCGAGCGTGCGCCTTCGGGATCGGCGAGTTCCAAGGCTGTAGTTGCTCCGAGCAGTGGCTAGTCATTTCTTCTTCGCCCTTCGAGCTCGGATGGGCGGTACTACTAGTTCAGGGACTGCGCGCAGCATATATCGATCAAAGTGCGGCACGGTGAAGGCAGCGAACCCGTAGTTCGGCGTATATAGGAGCCCCTTCTCGATGAGAGTCGAGCGGGCAGGGCCGCACTGCTCAGAAGTGCGGCCGAGCAGAGCAGCTACTTGGGCAGCGGGTTGAGGATCAGGACCGAGCTGCGCCATCGCCCGTAGGTAAGCCTGCTCGAGCTCGGTGGTTCGATCGAGCCTCACTCGGAAGAAGCTGCTATCAAGTTTCTCGATGAAGATGCCTTCAGCGTTGTCGACGTCTGCTTGGGTGACGCCTTGGATCTCTGCAAGTGGCCAGATGGCGTAGCCGAGCTCTTGAATGAAGAACGGGTATCCGCCGGTTAGGTCGTAGGCGGCGTTCACTGCAGCCTCTTCGTACTTCAGCGATTGTTCTTCCGCAGGTTCGGTCAGTGCGGCGGCAGCGTCTGCCTCAGAGAGGCGGTCGATTGCGGGGAAGGTGAAGAGCCGCTCAGAGTACGACTTCGCTTCGCCGGTAAGCTCAGCGATCTGGGGAAGGCCCGCTGCCACCATCGTGATGGGAAGAGCGCGCTGCACCGTCTTGTGCAGGGCCATGACGAGCGCCTCGAGCTGTGGGCGGCTGAGGAACTGCACTTCATCGAGCAGGAGAAGCACACCCTTCCGCTTCTCCTGTGCTGCCTCCCCAACGGCAACGAACAGATCGGTGAGGTCGATGTCAAGCGCCCCAGAATCCCCGCGCCCTTCGACGGGGTCTACATCGAAGCCTGCGGTGATCGCTCCGGTCGGATCGAACGACACGGAAAATGACTTCAGTACACCGGCGGCATTGCGCGCCCGGTCTCCCCAACGTGCCTTCGGTGAGAGGGAAAGCAAAGCTCGACGCATCTGATGCGTGAGCTGCTTCCTGAAGTCAAGGTCGGAATGCTTGCTGACCTCGATCTCGACGACCGCCCATTCCCGAGACTCCGCCTTCTTCCGGAACTCACTGAGCAATGACGTCTTCCCGACGCCGCGAAGTCCGGTGATGATCATCGACTGTTCTGTGCGTCCGCGCTCCAAGCGAGCAAGCAACAGTTCAAACTTCGCCAATTGATCATCGCGACCCAGAAGCACCGGTGGCGTAGCGCCGGCGTTCGGGGTGTAGGGGTTCTCAAGCGGGTCCATAGTCTGACTAACTATAGTTAGTCAGATTCTAAAAAACTACTCATAACTGTTTTAATCATGTCGTGATGCTAGACCACAAGCGCATTGGCCAGCGAACGTGCAGGCGGAGAGCAGGTCTTAGAGCGAACCGATGCGATCGTTGTCCTTGCTGACGCTGACGCTGGCAACGACGCCCCGCCTTCTCTGGGCATGTGGATTGACTCGTCATTGGGTGGTCATGTTCCGGAGAACTTCGCGGAGCCCGAGGAGGGGCTCGCTGTCCGGGTCCCGCACGGCGATGACGGGCAGCGCCGGTAGTTGATCGGCACGAGGGAAGCCGGTGTAGGCGATTGCGGTGAAGTCAGTGATATCGCGCCCGGGATGCGGCGTGCTCGTCCACGGCCGGGGTTGCCAGTCGAGGTCCTCGAGCGGGTCAAAGTCAAAGCGGGCGCGCCTGTCTGCGGACGCCTTGTTGCGAGCTTGTGTGTTCCTTTCTGTCCAGTCTGCGGCTGCGGCCTCGCCTCGTGCGCGTTCATCCTTCCATTCCGGGTGATGTGCGGACAGGGCGAGGCCCCAGACGAATGTTGCCGCGCTGGCGCCGAGGGCAGCAAGGGGCCATTCCGCGCCGAAGATCGAGTGCCCGCCCATGAAGAGGGCGCTGACGCCCATGATGGCGAAGAGGACGATGGAGCCGGCGGCAAACAGTACACAAAGTGCGTACAGGTTGGCGTTCGCGTGGCTGACGGGCTGTGGCCTGCCGTCAACATAGATCCCGCTCGAGAACTGCTCGCGTTCCCCGGCCGTGATCGCATCGATCGCGGTCTTGCGTTCGCGCTGCCAGGCGGCGTCGAACGCTGCAGTGTTCGCGTCGTACTGTGCGATAAGTGCGTGTGCGCTCCGTGACCAGCGGTCGAAAGCTTGACCGTCGGGGCTCTGCCGCCACAGGGCGAACGCCGCGCGTCGCTGCTCATCGAGTGCCTGCGCCTGCAGGAACTGCGTCTGCCGTTGCGCTGCCGCCGCTGCTTCCGCGGCATCAGCGGCCCGCTGGGACTGGTAGGCGGACTCGGCCTGCCAGACAGCCGAGCGAGCCGCCTCGACGGCCGTGGCCTCTGCCGCTTCCCGCGTCTTACGGATGTTCCGCTGGTGTTCGGTCTCTGGCATCCATGCCCCCCGCCATCAACAAATTGCACTTGCTGGTTATCGCTAGCATATGACGCTCTTGGCTGGTGGACTGAGAATCGGTCAGCCGGAAACGTTGAAGGGTGCCCGCTTCCGACGAAATCCTCCGCCGCCTTGCCGTGCACATCCATCGCATTCGGCTCGAGCGCGGGGTCTCTCAGGAGAACCTCGCCCATGAACTAGACATGCATCGCGCGTACCTGGGATCGATCGAACGCGCCGAGCAGAACGTCACCTTGAAGACGCTCTCACAACTCGCAGAGAGACTCGGAGTCGATCCCGCCGACCTCATTCGACCGATCGGCTAGTCGAGATTCTCCTCGCGTCGGGCGCGTAGCTCCATGTTTCCCTCTAGTCGGAGAAGGCATCAAGTTCGGCTCGGACCGTTTTGGGGACGCGGCGTCGCGCTGCCGGGCCTAGTTCGGGAACGGAGGACGTTCGCCCTCGCTCAACCTCGCATCCCTCTGCATGCATCGCAGCGGACACGATACAGAGGCCCGGCCGGTCCTCGTCCTTGAAGATGCCGAGCGGGTGCAGCCACTGATCTGTGGTCTCGAACATTCGCTACCCTGTTCGCTGCGCTTCGTCCTCTCGAACCCACACGTCGACGACCAGGCCGTAGATCGGAACGTCAGTGCGAAGGCGCCAGGAAACGGGACGGCACTCTATGAGTCGTTCGAGCGCCTCTGCCGTCAGCATGTCGGGCTGATCGAACCGCGACGAGTCTGGATCCTGCGCATCACGGTCGATCTCGAGGCGTTCGTAGTTGCCTGGATGGCGACGGCGCGGTCCAGTGAGCAGCCGACGGTGCAGCCAGCCCTCATAGTCGAGGAGGACACGTTTTGCCTGAGCGACGGTGTCGTACATCAGCTTTCCCCACCCGCCTTCGCGAGCACGGCTAATATGCTCATCTGACTCAACCCGCCGGTGAGTGGCGTCGAGATCGATAGCGGCACGCCACAGGGATCGCGTCTGAAACTCATCGCCGCGAGATGCGACAAGCGCCTGTCGGTGCACCTCCTTCAGGGCCGCCGACAGCCGGGCCGTTCTCAGATACGCAAGCTCCCCTGAGCGGTACGGGCGCTTGTCGTACCGCTCCACCTCCTTGAGCGCGTCGCGTAGGTACGTCGTGTAGATCATCGATCGGATGGCCCGTCGGTCAGCAAGGCGGCGCTGGATGTAGCCACCGAAGAACGCCACCGCGCCACCGAGAAGGGCGCCGAAGGCGGCAGAAACAATGGCGTCAACCGTCATGCGCTTGACGATACCGAGCCCCCACGACATTAATCGGACACGGACAGGCCGCTGATCTACAGGGCGACCGCCTCGCCGTGCTTTCCGTCGATCGATATCGGGGGTGCCGACCGCTGAGATGTACGTCGGGGGAGGAGTCGCGATCGCCGTGAAGGGCTGACGCGGCCGACCGAAGATGTCGGCGGCGCCTACTATCGTGTGCACATGACCGGCAGGTTCGAGTTAACACTGGCTTTCCAGAAGACGACGTGCGACCGATGCGGCGGAGACCGACTCTACAGCGAGCAGTGCACGGCATGCGGTCGCAAGCCCCACTTCGCTGAGACGCAACCTCAGGTGCAACGTCGTCACCGCACCGTTCAGCTGTTCCGTGAACAACGCGACACGGTCGAGGCCTCATGGGAGGACGCCGAGCAACTGCTCCGGGATGCGGGAACGATGATCGACACGCTGGCTGTCGCTCTCGAAGGAGTGGCGAATGGCGGGGAAGATCCTGCCCCACTTATCGAGGCCTTCTATGACCTCGACAAAACCGTCGCTGCCTGGTCACAGCCTCATCCGAGACCGCGCCGAAACCGGGCGCGAACCATCGGCCGCGCCCTCGAACGTCTACGTGATGCGAGCGAGACGTTCACGGAAGCGCTGACTGCACCGACTGCGCACCTTGCGCAAGAACTCGCGCGTCGCGGGCAGGAAGCCTTCGCCGCTGCCTCTGAGCACTTGGGGCGGTTGTCGGAGTACAACAAGTACACGGCGTTCGATGCCAACGACGCCGGTAGCCTCATCACGAAGATCATGGAGTCGACTCGGGACGAGTTGCACGATCCGACTTTGACCGAACTCGACGCGGCGCTGCGGCAGCGACATCGGCTCAGCACGACGGCCTCATCCGGCGCCGGCATAGAACTCGACCTCTACCGTCCGGCAATCGTGCTCGCGCTGGACGAAGAACGAGTTGACCTCGTCGTGCCCTCCGTTGAGCGGGCGTTCACGAGCGAACTCATGATCGGCATGGTTGCGAATGCTGAATGGGCGGAAGAACATGGGCGGGTCACCGCGCTACTCTCCATGGCACTCACGACCGCGTTCGTCGATCTCGAGGAGCGCTCCGATCTGCAGACCGCGGACAGACTTCTCGACGTCGTACTCAAATTGAAGGAAGGGCATGTCCGGCATCTTCTGGCAACGATGTTGCACCTGCGGGGCGGCAGCTACGCGGCGCTCCGGAAGAAGCCCACGGGCGCGATCTTCAAGGAGGCAGAATCACGATTCCCCGAACTCCAGTTGGGGGGACTGAACAGAGTGCTACGCAACGCCGCAGGTCACTCGGACTTCAACGTTGACGACTCCGGAGTGACCGTTCGAGATAACGGCGTGCTCGTCACTCTCCCTGTTTCGGAGTTCCTCAATGATGTCCTGGTGTACTTCGAACTATCAATCATGCTCCAGGTGGGAATCGTCCGAGCATGCGCTGAGCTGGACATCGGCCTGCCGGCATCTCGCCACACCTCTAACTCCGACCGTCGTACTGCGATCATCGCCATCGCATCCGCGATCGGATGGAAAGAGGTCCAGGTCACCGAGCTACTGCCGGTGTGCAGGATGTCCGCTCGGGCGACGACCACTCAGTTCATACATGCCGGCTACGCTCTCGCCCGGGTGTTGCCTGACGACACGGAGTCACTCCACGTAGTGCTGCACGACGAAGACGGCGTCCACCAGGGCGTCGTCGATATCCTCGGGATGAAAGGCGCTGATCTGTCAGGTAATGTGCTCACCGTCGAAGGAGCGCTGCAGATGGCGCGCGTTGCTGCGTCGCACCGAGTCGATGGAGCATCCGCGATGTCTCCGCAAGAGTGGGCCGCACTCGCGCACGCGATCGCACTGGATTCGTCAACCTCGGTCATCGGACGGCTACGTGGTCTGCGCGCGCTACGCGAGACAGCAGCAGAGTTCGCGATGCTGGGACTTGAGGCGGTTGTCGGCAGCCTTGCGACGCGCCTACGCGGAGAAGTGGGGACACCGCGCATGGTGCCGTCGGCTCCGTCAGGCACAGCCTTCGCCCGAGAGGCGAATCAACGTCCGCTAGGAGCTGGCCACTTTGGTGGCCACTTTGGTCGTGTGGGCCACTGAAATGGCCAGCATGGGTCGGTAGATTCCCGTAGCGTTTGGCCGGAGAGGCCAGTAATATCAAGGGAGCAGCGGGTGCGGAGGTAGTCGAACCCCTGTCGTGAGGTCGCGGGTTCAAGCCCCGCTCCTGCTACAGATTCAAACCCCCGGTGCAGCCGGGGGTTTTGTCGTATCAGGAGGCCGCGGAGCGCGGCACGCGAACCCGCGGCACCCGTTCTCCCCTCCTGCACGGTCGTGCTCAAGGTAGTGTGCACATCATGGGGACTCTCGAGTACAACAGCGCCCGCCCGGTGATCGACGTCGATGATGTGACGCTCGCGCATCTGAAGATCGTGATCGGGACCAAGCTTCGCCGTCACGAGAGTTTCATGATGTCGTGGTTGCCTGACGAGAAAGAGCATCCGGGGCGCCTCACGATCTGGATGCATCCGAGCATCCCGCTGGCGCTCGCCTTCGACGACGTGGCGATGCCCGCCGTCGACATGAAACGGATCGAACGAATGATGAAGCAGCTGAACGCCAGCGGCGAACTCGTCCTCGATCAGCTCGCCTAGTTCGTTTCCTCGAGCCACGGCCATGTCCTTGCGGGGCGCCGTCGATCCGTCGAGCCGCCCCTTCCGACCCCGAGAGAGAAGATCGTGACGCAGAAAGCGCAAGAGCGCGTCGCCGCGCTGGCCGAGCTGAGGAACCGCCTCGAACCCGTGCTGGGAAAGTCGGTGTCCAGCCGTGTGAAGGCATTCCGCAACGGCGATCTGTATGTGGACTCGACCGTCGGCGCCGCGCTGTGGTCGTGGTTCGTCGACAGTCTGCTCGTCAACGGAGTCGCGGTCGGTCTGGGCGTGACGTATTTCGTGTCGTCGTCCGCCGTCGACAGGGGGACGGTCGCAGTCGTGATCGCGGCCGTGCTGATGATCGTGCTGCCTCTTCTGTACGGCTGGTGCTACGCCGACGGGCGGGCGCTCGGCGCACGCCTCGCGGGCACGCGCTCGGTTCGAGTGGCTGACGGTGGACGGATCGGTGTCGGGAAGGCACGCTGGGCGATGCTGATCCGCACCCTGTTGCTGCCGTTCATCTTCTGGGTCGCCCTGGGTGAGGTCACGGACATCGGAGAG includes:
- a CDS encoding helix-turn-helix transcriptional regulator; this encodes MVRIRTHDHLNTPLGEHMNDDNRQGQLPIDLPGLPRLFTIPQLAEYFGVSVRTVEGWNSRGGGPRSVKIGRHVRYTEDSIREYLASRSVT
- a CDS encoding restriction endonuclease, whose translation is MDAMEENFRKWKLKEEGREPLRGEFFESYIRYMYDSLLAQQAEEVTVQRRVKVEDTHGSSFEIDVLYEFSVAGVRHRVAIECKDTRRPIGRDDVIAFVGKVKGLSHTIGVFISRRGFQAGALKYLDDHGIEHFDGTQIPHFGQLLANRIAAVALPGAQTHGAPFWGLAETTDDKVTGNWLLVPDPDSSRRRWPRVRTPPMLFPLFLSKPAAEQFRRRIGAEDYAVRGISQPTLRLLTSAPASIPHRFGLFRNLQTDDGPVFEYDSLAAADIHAEYVVLD
- a CDS encoding ATP-binding protein — its product is MDPLENPYTPNAGATPPVLLGRDDQLAKFELLLARLERGRTEQSMIITGLRGVGKTSLLSEFRKKAESREWAVVEIEVSKHSDLDFRKQLTHQMRRALLSLSPKARWGDRARNAAGVLKSFSVSFDPTGAITAGFDVDPVEGRGDSGALDIDLTDLFVAVGEAAQEKRKGVLLLLDEVQFLSRPQLEALVMALHKTVQRALPITMVAAGLPQIAELTGEAKSYSERLFTFPAIDRLSEADAAAALTEPAEEQSLKYEEAAVNAAYDLTGGYPFFIQELGYAIWPLAEIQGVTQADVDNAEGIFIEKLDSSFFRVRLDRTTELEQAYLRAMAQLGPDPQPAAQVAALLGRTSEQCGPARSTLIEKGLLYTPNYGFAAFTVPHFDRYMLRAVPELVVPPIRARRAKKK
- a CDS encoding helix-turn-helix domain-containing protein, whose protein sequence is MPASDEILRRLAVHIHRIRLERGVSQENLAHELDMHRAYLGSIERAEQNVTLKTLSQLAERLGVDPADLIRPIG
- a CDS encoding DUF7882 family protein, which translates into the protein MGTLEYNSARPVIDVDDVTLAHLKIVIGTKLRRHESFMMSWLPDEKEHPGRLTIWMHPSIPLALAFDDVAMPAVDMKRIERMMKQLNASGELVLDQLA